Proteins co-encoded in one Dyella japonica A8 genomic window:
- a CDS encoding ATP-binding protein, whose translation MTSTLLDLLNPSWLTSQSAGSILADILAGLLTLSCLLSLLLLRVIYGLRYRLTKAEGSSRDRETSYQSLLNAIPFPVMQKNAAGAYLRLNEACRIRLGIEPFQMIGRTSLDLHDHRLQDMTDGVSVERKIHQLSMDVICNSQTQHCEIDYKSLDGRQRNGLLIESPVRLGGESSIGSVGVLLDITQYREIELSTLATERSLREITQRMPVVVFVVQRDSDRLSRLAFIAGNLGALFGLSPTDLVEKSDILRDWPFHDRIHTEDTTALQHLIHRASRHTGTTTFDFRAYGAEGLRWIHLVMVARRLPNRGMQWVGYFIDTTSINAHNEALRSARDAAERASKAKASFLAMMSHEIRTPMNGVLGMIELLEHTPVNTEQHELLYAVKDSASVLMQVLNDVLDFSKLEAGNLHLDSAPFDPRTLIDNVVGVMANSLHKKGLRIEVNADSVLAGRLLGDSVRIRQILLNLLSNAIKFTERGSIFVGIRVLGDDGQSQRVCLIVADTGIGIADDKQTNLFTPFSQAESWTTRRYGGTGLGLSICRHLVQLMGGTIEMNSSLGQGTTFTIELRLPIARRGIDRHPTLVNRHAIVRLSSIGIAGGLTAHLKALGLTVEQIPPSQPLRSGIAADLLFVATSDKEIRTRTATKVIEVDTQPYVFRGLQEGDDRIVLSVNPLKWQAVLRTCLLALGRESPHFDEEEQVVLATRSDTIVRARSRILVAEDHPISQSLIRRQLTLLGWSCDVVGDGKLAYDALCHGGYGILLTDCQMPQMSGYQLASEWRGHEAKNALQARIPIIAMTANVLDGEIERCLAAGMDDYLSKPVQLQELDRKLKAWMNGSLTIDRASSEPSTPSQENGSTSADLQSLQADMLKLLLQTGSSDIAKIDLAFINADAIQAMQAIHHLVGVLELFTSDRVIEDGRSLMRDLVESDKAGALRKLPAYAKDLRQTLAKLEARAVSV comes from the coding sequence ATGACTTCAACGCTCTTGGATCTTCTCAATCCCAGCTGGCTGACATCGCAATCGGCCGGATCGATATTGGCTGACATCTTGGCGGGCCTGTTGACACTGTCATGCCTACTGTCTCTCCTCCTCCTAAGAGTCATCTATGGTCTTCGTTATAGACTGACAAAAGCCGAAGGCTCGTCACGCGATCGCGAAACGTCATACCAGAGTCTGCTAAACGCCATCCCATTTCCTGTTATGCAAAAGAACGCTGCTGGCGCCTACCTAAGGCTTAATGAGGCCTGTCGAATTCGGTTAGGTATCGAGCCGTTCCAGATGATCGGACGAACTAGCCTTGATCTACACGACCACCGCCTTCAAGACATGACAGACGGCGTATCCGTAGAGCGCAAGATTCATCAGCTATCGATGGATGTGATATGCAACAGCCAGACACAACACTGCGAGATTGATTACAAAAGCTTGGATGGCCGGCAGCGCAATGGGCTGCTTATCGAGTCACCCGTCCGCCTTGGGGGCGAAAGTTCGATCGGTTCCGTGGGTGTGTTGCTTGACATTACCCAATACCGAGAGATCGAACTTAGCACGCTTGCCACCGAGCGAAGTCTTCGCGAGATCACTCAACGCATGCCGGTTGTCGTTTTCGTCGTGCAGCGCGATAGCGACCGCTTGTCACGACTTGCATTTATTGCCGGTAACCTTGGTGCGCTGTTTGGTCTAAGTCCAACGGATCTGGTTGAAAAGTCAGACATCCTGCGCGACTGGCCGTTCCATGATCGCATCCATACCGAGGATACGACCGCTTTGCAGCATCTTATACACCGTGCCTCCAGACACACTGGTACCACCACGTTCGATTTTCGCGCTTATGGCGCCGAGGGGTTGCGCTGGATCCATTTGGTCATGGTTGCGCGTCGGCTTCCCAACAGGGGCATGCAATGGGTCGGCTATTTCATAGATACGACGAGCATCAATGCGCACAATGAAGCGCTTCGCTCAGCGCGTGACGCTGCCGAACGGGCATCGAAGGCGAAGGCTAGCTTTCTAGCCATGATGAGTCATGAGATTCGCACGCCCATGAACGGCGTTCTCGGCATGATCGAACTGCTCGAACATACGCCCGTCAATACTGAGCAGCACGAACTTCTTTACGCCGTGAAAGATTCCGCGAGCGTTTTGATGCAAGTCCTCAATGATGTACTGGACTTCTCTAAGCTCGAGGCCGGCAACCTTCACCTAGACAGCGCGCCCTTCGATCCCCGGACCTTGATCGACAATGTCGTCGGAGTGATGGCGAATTCTTTGCATAAAAAGGGATTGCGAATCGAGGTCAATGCGGATTCGGTGCTAGCCGGACGGCTTCTCGGTGACAGCGTACGAATTCGCCAAATACTTCTCAATCTCCTCAGCAATGCAATCAAATTCACCGAGCGCGGCAGCATCTTTGTCGGCATTCGCGTGCTGGGAGACGACGGCCAATCACAGCGTGTGTGTTTGATCGTCGCGGACACGGGAATAGGCATTGCCGACGACAAGCAGACAAATCTCTTTACTCCCTTTTCGCAGGCCGAGTCATGGACCACGCGCCGTTACGGCGGGACTGGGCTTGGACTATCTATCTGCCGGCACCTTGTTCAGCTCATGGGTGGCACCATCGAGATGAACAGCAGCCTTGGACAAGGCACCACATTCACAATAGAGCTTCGACTACCGATAGCTCGCCGCGGGATTGATCGCCACCCTACTTTGGTGAATCGGCATGCCATTGTCAGATTGAGTTCAATTGGCATTGCGGGAGGGTTGACCGCCCATTTGAAGGCACTTGGTCTCACGGTCGAGCAGATACCGCCCTCACAGCCGTTGCGTAGCGGTATAGCGGCCGACCTGCTATTTGTGGCCACGTCCGATAAGGAGATTCGTACCAGGACGGCCACCAAGGTTATCGAGGTCGACACCCAACCCTATGTTTTCCGTGGATTGCAGGAAGGCGATGATCGTATCGTTCTGAGTGTGAATCCGCTGAAATGGCAGGCCGTTCTACGCACTTGCCTTTTGGCGCTCGGCAGGGAAAGTCCACATTTTGATGAAGAAGAACAGGTCGTCCTCGCAACGAGAAGCGACACCATCGTGCGGGCTCGAAGTCGCATTCTTGTCGCAGAAGATCACCCCATCAGCCAGTCGCTTATCCGACGCCAGCTCACCTTACTTGGCTGGTCATGCGACGTTGTTGGCGATGGAAAGCTTGCCTACGACGCCTTATGCCATGGCGGTTACGGCATCCTACTAACCGACTGCCAGATGCCACAAATGAGCGGTTATCAACTGGCCTCCGAATGGAGGGGCCACGAAGCCAAGAATGCCTTGCAGGCACGAATTCCCATTATCGCTATGACTGCCAATGTGCTGGATGGCGAAATTGAGCGCTGTCTCGCCGCGGGCATGGATGACTACTTGAGCAAACCAGTGCAACTGCAAGAGCTCGACAGGAAGCTCAAGGCCTGGATGAATGGATCGTTGACCATTGACCGCGCTTCCTCGGAGCCATCGACACCGTCGCAAGAAAACGGTTCCACTTCGGCAGACCTACAGAGCCTTCAGGCCGATATGCTTAAGCTACTGCTTCAAACAGGCAGTTCGGATATAGCCAAGATCGATCTGGCATTTATCAATGCCGATGCCATTCAGGCGATGCAGGCCATACATCACCTAGTGGGCGTGCTCGAACTATTTACAAGCGATCGCGTCATTGAAGACGGCCGGAGTCTGATGAGGGACCTTGTGGAGAGCGACAAAGCGGGTGCCCTGCGTAAGTTGCCGGCTTACGCAAAGGACTTACGACAAACCCTTGCCAAGCTTGAGGCGCGGGCAGTCAGCGTTTGA
- a CDS encoding FecR domain-containing protein, whose product MNLVSDERGRFVSAVPSLREVHEATMDLKRGKLLLQRLCAVLLLAAIAPTAWTSDWVYRIRLHDNIWDLSNRYLKPEIPWQKLQDYNQVSDPLHLPPGMTLRVPIAWLRVQPASATVVALSGSAHVRLAGQEQTAVATVGMPLTAGSSLTTDENSSVMLQFADGSHLLLQESGQLDFDEMSAYGQTGMVDTRLRLQHGRVSTEVTPMTGSGAHFIVTNPRSISSVRGTHFRVATNLDQSQTEVLTGRVDVASHRAHVLVGYGMGITVAEGSPPSHAQSQLQAPVLHCPSQPISQLPYPIEWDALSEAKSYRVQMTSGQGYQTPLIDRITDALHADLPDAPDGDYVVQVRGIDHSLLEGLDAVCTIRTSAHPQPPLVIFPLPDSKVRERRPRFSWTENQQASSYFWELASDVRFSQILASEEALTGKSVQAPQAFPFGHYYWRIASRDHSGKLGPFSNPMSFDLVPEPSTPQMDKPTLVKGKVRIGWQRGGLGYRYHVQLDRNPRFEHPQLDQELDQNVFDIPKPGGGTWYMRLQVIDTDGYAGPWSDTQKVRVSCMACRVTAIGGGVVLLWVLL is encoded by the coding sequence TTGAATCTGGTTTCTGACGAACGGGGGCGTTTCGTCAGCGCGGTGCCATCACTGCGCGAGGTACACGAGGCAACGATGGATCTCAAGCGTGGCAAGCTGCTTCTGCAACGTCTGTGTGCTGTTCTATTGTTAGCGGCGATAGCTCCAACGGCGTGGACTTCCGATTGGGTTTATCGAATTCGATTGCACGACAATATCTGGGATCTATCTAATCGGTATCTCAAACCCGAGATTCCTTGGCAGAAGCTTCAAGACTACAACCAAGTTTCCGACCCCCTTCATCTCCCTCCAGGCATGACCCTGCGCGTGCCGATCGCCTGGTTGCGTGTACAACCGGCAAGCGCCACCGTCGTCGCCCTAAGCGGCAGCGCTCACGTGCGACTAGCCGGTCAAGAGCAAACGGCCGTTGCAACGGTAGGTATGCCACTCACGGCTGGGTCGAGTCTGACCACGGACGAGAACAGCAGCGTTATGCTTCAATTTGCCGACGGATCCCACCTTTTACTTCAGGAAAGTGGCCAGCTTGATTTTGATGAAATGAGCGCATATGGCCAGACGGGTATGGTGGATACTCGGCTGCGCCTGCAACATGGACGCGTATCAACTGAAGTGACCCCCATGACGGGATCCGGCGCACACTTCATCGTGACGAATCCTAGATCCATTTCCAGCGTCCGTGGCACTCATTTTCGTGTAGCCACCAATCTTGATCAGTCGCAAACTGAGGTGCTTACCGGGCGCGTCGACGTGGCATCCCATCGCGCTCACGTACTGGTTGGCTACGGCATGGGTATAACGGTTGCCGAAGGAAGCCCGCCGTCACATGCGCAATCGCAGTTGCAAGCTCCCGTGCTTCACTGCCCGTCCCAACCGATCAGTCAGCTACCTTATCCGATCGAGTGGGACGCGCTCAGTGAGGCAAAGAGCTACCGCGTCCAAATGACGTCCGGTCAAGGCTACCAAACACCTCTGATCGACCGCATCACCGACGCCCTGCACGCCGACCTGCCAGATGCCCCGGATGGCGACTATGTAGTGCAGGTGCGTGGCATCGATCATTCACTGCTGGAGGGACTAGATGCCGTCTGCACCATTCGCACTAGCGCTCATCCACAACCCCCCTTGGTAATCTTCCCTCTTCCTGATTCCAAAGTGCGTGAGAGGCGCCCACGCTTCAGCTGGACCGAGAACCAGCAGGCCAGTTCTTATTTCTGGGAGCTCGCGAGCGATGTGCGGTTCTCTCAAATACTCGCGAGTGAGGAAGCGCTCACCGGCAAAAGCGTTCAGGCGCCGCAAGCATTTCCGTTTGGTCATTATTACTGGCGGATAGCAAGCCGCGATCATAGCGGCAAGCTTGGGCCTTTCAGCAACCCCATGTCATTTGACCTGGTCCCTGAGCCGTCCACGCCACAAATGGACAAACCAACGTTGGTTAAAGGCAAAGTCCGCATCGGCTGGCAACGTGGCGGACTGGGCTATCGCTACCACGTCCAGCTGGATCGCAATCCGCGGTTCGAGCACCCGCAACTGGATCAAGAACTGGACCAGAATGTGTTCGATATTCCCAAGCCAGGTGGCGGAACGTGGTATATGCGGCTGCAAGTCATTGATACCGACGGTTACGCTGGCCCATGGAGTGACACGCAAAAAGTCCGCGTCTCCTGCATGGCATGTCGGGTCACAGCCATCGGGGGCGGCGTCGTGCTTCTATGGGTGCTTCTGTGA
- a CDS encoding CHASE2 domain-containing protein gives MLGNALSWLTRAIVFMAAIGLFTVLLINDSTTSFDNSIYDMQARYWGFTPSDDVIIVAIDQKSIDELGQFPWHRSIHARLIDKLTAVDVRGVGMDIIMSTPESGHSRDDLMLADAIRRNGKVVMPVYAEVTRLNGTLQEILPIPLFAKNVAALGHVDVAEDDDALVRGVYLKAGLGGAYWPSIALALKQLDSAEPAIEPPGLRNPQANNASPYLWVRDNYALLRYAGPAGTFGRVSYVDVLNGIVPNTVLRGHWVLIGAAANGFGDTIQTPYSRMPGVEYQANVLESARRGIFVTPLSLLAQWLLSVCMLGVPLLLYEVQMLRTGGRLLTIASLSIVAICFTLLRIRYTWWPPTGCLMTVCLEIPTLMLLLKQRYI, from the coding sequence ATGCTAGGCAATGCGCTGTCCTGGTTGACTAGGGCTATCGTTTTTATGGCTGCTATCGGCCTTTTCACAGTGCTGCTCATCAACGACTCGACCACGTCTTTTGACAACAGCATTTACGATATGCAAGCCAGATACTGGGGATTCACGCCTAGCGACGACGTGATCATTGTTGCCATTGATCAGAAAAGCATCGACGAATTGGGTCAATTTCCATGGCATCGATCAATACATGCTCGCCTGATAGACAAATTAACCGCGGTCGATGTTCGTGGTGTTGGCATGGACATCATCATGTCCACGCCAGAGAGCGGCCATTCCCGGGATGATCTCATGCTCGCGGATGCCATTCGCCGCAATGGAAAGGTCGTTATGCCGGTGTACGCAGAAGTCACTCGTCTCAACGGAACGCTTCAAGAGATTCTTCCCATCCCGTTGTTTGCCAAAAATGTTGCCGCGCTTGGTCATGTGGATGTGGCCGAGGATGACGATGCGCTTGTTCGAGGCGTCTATTTGAAAGCGGGTCTTGGAGGCGCCTACTGGCCGTCAATCGCGCTGGCATTGAAGCAACTGGATAGCGCAGAGCCCGCTATCGAACCGCCAGGCCTTCGCAATCCACAGGCCAACAACGCATCGCCCTATTTGTGGGTACGCGACAACTACGCTTTGCTTCGCTATGCAGGCCCCGCTGGAACGTTTGGTCGGGTTTCCTATGTCGATGTGCTCAATGGCATTGTGCCAAACACGGTACTAAGAGGCCATTGGGTGCTGATAGGCGCGGCCGCGAACGGATTTGGCGACACTATTCAAACGCCCTACTCACGCATGCCGGGCGTCGAATATCAGGCAAACGTGCTGGAGTCTGCCAGGCGAGGCATCTTTGTTACGCCGCTCAGCCTGCTCGCTCAATGGCTGTTATCGGTCTGCATGCTTGGCGTGCCGTTACTGCTATACGAAGTGCAAATGCTTCGCACGGGCGGGCGCTTACTGACTATCGCAAGCCTAAGCATCGTTGCAATCTGCTTTACACTCCTGCGTATCCGCTATACGTGGTGGCCTCCCACCGGCTGTCTTATGACCGTGTGCCTGGAAATTCCGACACTCATGCTGTTACTGAAGCAACGGTACATATAA
- a CDS encoding reprolysin-like metallopeptidase: MRRVLLAGLCLMASGICSAQTQELVGRISTDKSFLQSVDRFYPADLQKGALNSAGTTGGIWLTTPDGGRLFASTVRIVQHKSGDKTFFGKVMTNTGERSVVITYGKEAIFGSLVSPAGRPLKIVTQHGSTYLTQRDDRAAAAHPEAFLPRSQSDGIPAPPISDKDRAKAKSRDAAVAADAATSSGSSSSSATSASSAGSTNSGGSVSSGPVVSVLVGYTPGLVTSIGSTTAVVTEIEQLVSDTNQALTDSQVNGQIKLAGTLEVNYSDGSQNSQALDDLRGTSPTSPLAALHGRRRALGADLVSLIRPFNSSQGSCGTGYLNGNNEAPFTTADEIDGYSVVSYGSYTVSNTTWYCDDYTFAHELGHNMGLAHDQADASSPGAFPYAYGWRQTLATGSFHTIMAYGKDNETLSPYYANPAINSCNGNPCGDPTVANQAEVLNQTMPYVAAFNEPGEPAIDLNGDGEGDLLYQNTSTGQFAYVWLDAGQGAAYGSNASSIQSLPSGYSIVAMGDLAGNGLTDLVLSNSSNAILFLMSNGDGTFTSVAGPNVPAGFRIVGAGDINGDGYADLVFENDTTHQVQYWLMNGTASTAIHTLNFPSGWYVMGIDDLWGNGRADLVWSHGANGVYVTEINDDYSLNQASTGASYGQGWRFVGSGDVNGDGYADLIFENDTTHQIEYWLMDGATRKSYLDLSLPSGYEVALVNRLSGGTVSLLLTSNARDTYVWQNDGHGNFSSSTISAFPASSAGTYYANYPSGWNIVSSTPAQP, encoded by the coding sequence ATGCGCAGAGTGCTATTGGCAGGCCTATGTTTGATGGCAAGTGGGATTTGCTCAGCCCAAACGCAGGAACTAGTGGGGCGAATTTCGACGGATAAGAGCTTTCTCCAGAGCGTAGATCGATTCTATCCAGCGGACCTTCAGAAGGGTGCCCTGAATTCAGCGGGAACTACGGGAGGCATTTGGCTAACTACGCCGGATGGTGGGCGTCTCTTCGCGAGCACTGTTCGCATTGTTCAGCATAAAAGTGGCGACAAGACGTTCTTTGGCAAGGTGATGACAAACACTGGCGAGCGAAGTGTTGTGATTACCTATGGCAAAGAGGCGATCTTCGGTTCGCTCGTGTCGCCGGCGGGCAGGCCACTCAAGATTGTGACGCAACACGGTTCAACCTATCTCACTCAGCGTGACGATAGGGCGGCGGCGGCACATCCTGAAGCGTTTCTTCCTCGCTCGCAGTCTGATGGAATTCCTGCGCCGCCGATCTCAGATAAAGATCGTGCCAAGGCGAAATCGCGCGATGCCGCAGTGGCGGCGGATGCTGCAACAAGTTCCGGAAGTTCAAGCAGCTCCGCTACCTCGGCTAGTTCTGCCGGCTCCACAAATTCTGGAGGCTCGGTCAGTTCTGGTCCCGTCGTCAGCGTTCTCGTGGGATATACGCCCGGCCTGGTGACTTCGATTGGTTCTACGACGGCTGTGGTTACCGAGATTGAACAGCTAGTTTCCGACACCAATCAGGCGTTAACAGACAGCCAGGTCAACGGGCAGATAAAGCTCGCTGGCACGTTGGAAGTCAATTATTCGGACGGCAGTCAAAACAGTCAGGCGCTGGATGATCTGAGAGGCACATCGCCGACGAGTCCTCTCGCTGCGTTGCATGGGCGGCGTAGAGCTTTGGGTGCCGATTTGGTTAGCCTCATTCGTCCCTTCAATTCAAGTCAAGGAAGCTGCGGAACTGGATACCTCAATGGGAACAATGAGGCTCCGTTTACCACGGCTGACGAAATCGATGGATACTCGGTTGTGAGCTACGGTAGCTATACAGTCTCCAACACCACTTGGTATTGCGATGACTACACGTTTGCACACGAGTTGGGTCATAACATGGGTCTTGCGCATGACCAAGCAGACGCCTCGTCGCCCGGAGCATTTCCCTATGCTTATGGATGGCGCCAGACGCTAGCTACCGGCAGCTTCCACACGATTATGGCCTATGGAAAGGATAACGAGACGTTGTCTCCCTACTATGCCAACCCTGCCATCAACTCCTGCAACGGCAATCCATGTGGCGACCCCACGGTGGCGAACCAGGCAGAGGTTCTCAACCAAACCATGCCATATGTGGCGGCCTTCAACGAGCCGGGTGAGCCGGCCATCGACCTCAATGGTGACGGCGAAGGGGATCTGCTCTACCAGAACACCTCAACTGGGCAATTCGCCTACGTGTGGTTGGATGCAGGTCAAGGTGCTGCTTATGGTAGCAATGCGAGCAGCATACAATCGTTGCCATCTGGTTATTCCATTGTGGCCATGGGTGACCTTGCAGGTAATGGCCTGACCGATCTGGTATTGAGCAACTCCTCCAACGCCATCCTATTTCTGATGAGCAATGGTGATGGTACGTTCACCAGTGTTGCGGGACCTAACGTTCCCGCCGGCTTTCGGATTGTCGGGGCAGGTGATATTAACGGCGATGGATACGCCGATCTTGTCTTCGAGAACGATACAACGCATCAAGTTCAGTACTGGTTGATGAATGGCACGGCAAGCACTGCTATTCATACCTTGAACTTCCCAAGTGGCTGGTATGTGATGGGTATCGATGACCTCTGGGGTAACGGTCGAGCTGATCTAGTCTGGTCTCATGGAGCCAATGGCGTTTACGTCACGGAGATCAATGACGACTACTCGCTCAATCAGGCCTCAACCGGTGCTAGTTACGGTCAAGGGTGGAGGTTTGTAGGTAGCGGCGACGTCAATGGCGATGGATACGCGGATCTGATTTTCGAGAACGATACGACGCATCAGATCGAGTACTGGTTGATGGATGGTGCGACACGTAAGAGTTATTTGGACTTGTCGCTTCCATCGGGTTATGAGGTTGCTCTAGTCAACAGGCTTTCAGGGGGCACGGTGAGCCTTCTGTTGACCAGTAACGCCCGTGACACCTATGTGTGGCAGAACGATGGCCATGGCAATTTCAGTTCATCCACGATATCGGCCTTTCCTGCGTCTAGCGCGGGCACTTACTACGCCAACTATCCTTCAGGGTGGAACATTGTTTCCAGCACGCCCGCGCAACCGTGA
- a CDS encoding helix-turn-helix transcriptional regulator has product MPKIICSQFDEFERVMLRINSRFIPTKPGTHDWLHHSVDLGDVTIAINQLGSGTIHSGAMYKGTYSLFIPLSRPGSCRIYGQEMEPGLIGWFVPDVETYSYSREALLWLGITIEQKHILQWVAQQPENFLPGLKAHRVGLGNTKMIDELADLIKRALHVDAIDPFAAQPARCLETLREQVLDASYFAVQSVGPSDERSHGRPRLSRQAIIRKAATFIDASFDDSISVRDLCAACRVSSRTLHSVFLEEIGVSPHRYLMLKRLSAIHIALTRGGTDRTVASICAKYGVWDFGRFASLYRRVFGVLPSQALRQ; this is encoded by the coding sequence ATGCCCAAGATAATTTGTAGCCAATTCGATGAGTTTGAGCGCGTGATGCTCCGGATAAACAGCCGGTTCATTCCCACCAAACCGGGCACACATGACTGGCTTCATCACTCAGTGGACTTGGGCGACGTGACAATCGCCATAAACCAGCTGGGCAGTGGGACCATTCATAGCGGAGCAATGTACAAAGGAACGTACAGCCTCTTCATCCCACTATCGCGACCCGGCTCGTGTCGTATTTATGGCCAAGAAATGGAGCCAGGCCTTATTGGCTGGTTTGTGCCTGACGTCGAAACATATAGCTACAGTAGAGAAGCATTGCTCTGGCTCGGCATCACCATCGAGCAAAAGCATATCCTGCAATGGGTAGCGCAACAGCCCGAGAATTTTCTGCCAGGCCTCAAGGCTCACAGGGTGGGCCTTGGAAACACGAAAATGATCGATGAACTGGCCGATTTGATTAAACGTGCGTTACACGTTGATGCTATCGATCCCTTCGCAGCTCAACCCGCCCGATGCCTCGAAACCCTTAGGGAACAGGTTCTTGATGCCTCCTACTTCGCCGTCCAGTCAGTGGGGCCCAGCGATGAGCGGTCTCATGGCCGCCCCCGGCTTTCCAGGCAGGCCATCATCCGTAAGGCGGCCACTTTTATTGACGCCAGCTTCGACGATAGCATCAGCGTGCGCGACCTGTGCGCCGCCTGTCGAGTTTCCTCTCGAACCCTTCACTCGGTATTCCTTGAAGAGATTGGTGTTAGCCCACACCGCTATCTCATGCTCAAGCGCTTGAGTGCCATACATATAGCCTTAACCCGCGGCGGTACAGATCGAACCGTTGCGTCGATCTGCGCCAAATACGGGGTATGGGACTTTGGTCGATTCGCCAGTCTGTATCGCCGAGTCTTCGGTGTACTGCCATCTCAAGCACTGAGGCAATAG
- a CDS encoding alkene reductase, whose product MKLSVLFGPTTVGEIRLDNRIVMAPMTRNRGSVEGDATELQGEYYAHRATAGLIVSESIPVSAQGVGYPLTAGLFADSHVTSWSRVVERVHAVGGKIFAQLQHCGRISHPSLQPNGTVPVAPSAIAPMGMAVTYEGFLDFVVPHALGADEIPDIVRQFRSAAARAREAGFDGIEVHAANGYLLDQFLRDGSNKRFDYYGGTIKNRMRLLGEVLDAVSQEWPSSRVGVRLTPENSFNSMSDSNPVAHFAHVMERLSERGLAYVHVLEGDMLNGRRAIDYAQLRRYFRGTYIANNGYNLESGTHAVTSGHADLVAFGTPFIANPDLVARWREGHPLAAADTSTFYTGGATGYIDYPMVGKTGPTR is encoded by the coding sequence ATGAAATTGAGTGTCCTATTTGGGCCGACTACCGTGGGCGAGATCAGACTCGATAACCGGATTGTGATGGCGCCAATGACTCGGAACCGTGGTTCAGTGGAGGGTGATGCAACAGAGTTGCAGGGGGAGTACTACGCACACCGGGCGACCGCCGGGCTAATCGTGAGTGAGTCAATTCCTGTTTCTGCGCAGGGTGTTGGATATCCGCTCACGGCGGGCCTGTTCGCAGACTCCCACGTCACGTCCTGGTCCCGCGTGGTCGAGAGGGTCCATGCGGTTGGCGGAAAGATTTTTGCGCAGTTGCAGCACTGCGGCCGAATCTCTCACCCATCGTTGCAACCAAATGGCACCGTGCCCGTTGCACCGTCGGCGATCGCCCCGATGGGGATGGCAGTTACGTATGAGGGCTTCCTGGATTTTGTCGTGCCACATGCACTCGGCGCCGACGAGATCCCGGATATCGTGAGGCAGTTCCGGTCGGCGGCCGCACGGGCTCGCGAAGCTGGCTTCGACGGGATCGAGGTTCATGCAGCAAACGGCTACTTGCTGGACCAGTTCCTTCGGGACGGTTCAAACAAGCGTTTCGACTACTACGGCGGCACGATCAAGAATCGAATGCGTCTGCTCGGCGAGGTACTTGACGCGGTTTCGCAAGAGTGGCCGTCGTCGCGGGTGGGTGTACGGCTGACACCCGAGAACTCGTTCAACTCGATGTCCGACTCCAATCCTGTCGCCCATTTTGCGCACGTGATGGAGCGTCTGAGCGAACGCGGCCTGGCCTATGTCCACGTGCTGGAAGGTGACATGTTGAATGGCAGGCGTGCAATCGACTACGCGCAACTTCGCCGCTACTTCCGAGGGACCTACATCGCCAACAACGGCTACAACCTCGAATCAGGGACGCACGCTGTGACGAGCGGTCACGCCGATCTCGTCGCGTTCGGCACTCCGTTCATCGCGAATCCCGACTTGGTTGCTCGCTGGCGAGAGGGACATCCCCTTGCGGCGGCTGATACTTCCACGTTTTACACCGGCGGTGCCACCGGCTATATCGACTACCCAATGGTCGGCAAGACAGGGCCGACACGGTGA
- a CDS encoding TetR/AcrR family transcriptional regulator codes for MTASSTRQRIVDTADRLFYEHGFEHTSFATIAAEVGISRGNFYHHFKTKDEILDAVIASRLSATREMLAEWEAASVDPLGRVRQFVEIVIRNAADIELHGCPVGTLTTELSKLDHPARAQAVAVFALFRDWLIVQFGRLGRARDAEDLALHVLMFSQGTATVSSAFRDRAWVRREVARFEQWLATEVFTTKRPSAPQVRPRRS; via the coding sequence GTGACGGCGTCATCGACCCGACAGCGGATCGTCGACACGGCGGACCGGTTGTTCTATGAGCACGGCTTTGAGCACACCTCATTTGCCACAATCGCAGCCGAGGTCGGGATATCCCGGGGCAACTTCTACCACCACTTCAAGACCAAAGACGAGATTCTCGATGCAGTGATCGCCTCCCGCCTGTCTGCCACCCGTGAGATGCTTGCCGAATGGGAGGCTGCATCGGTGGACCCACTCGGGCGCGTACGACAGTTCGTGGAGATCGTGATCCGCAACGCGGCCGACATTGAACTCCACGGCTGCCCGGTTGGCACCCTGACTACCGAGCTTAGCAAGCTTGATCATCCGGCTCGTGCCCAAGCGGTGGCAGTGTTCGCGCTATTTCGCGACTGGCTGATCGTGCAGTTCGGACGGCTCGGCCGCGCTCGCGATGCCGAGGATCTAGCTCTCCACGTGCTTATGTTCAGCCAAGGCACCGCCACCGTCTCTAGCGCCTTCCGCGATCGTGCCTGGGTGCGCCGAGAGGTTGCCCGTTTCGAGCAATGGCTGGCCACAGAAGTGTTTACCACCAAGCGGCCTTCAGCTCCGCAAGTTCGCCCGCGTCGATCATAA